A window from Chryseobacterium vaccae encodes these proteins:
- a CDS encoding AAA family ATPase, translated as MNLYNLIIQDKEQVGLHDVFLDAHNREQLVQLIKEHTYVKELQEYGLPVNNKILLQGNSGCGKTMTAKAIANALGKNIIILNLSNIVSSRIGETSQNIKMIFDKAARERSVLFLDELDQIGKARGSDDKDVGEMRRLVNTLIQLIDYYPENALLLCATNHPEIIDTALLRRFQLKINYTMPSAEFLDTFYDDLLSKFPEEFQNIERKYEISFAEAKDYALTSVKSSLIKKLESQKISQS; from the coding sequence ATGAATCTGTATAACCTTATTATTCAGGACAAAGAACAGGTAGGCCTTCATGATGTATTTCTTGATGCTCATAACCGGGAACAGCTCGTACAGCTTATCAAAGAACATACATATGTGAAAGAACTTCAGGAATACGGCCTTCCCGTGAATAACAAAATTCTTCTTCAGGGCAATTCCGGATGTGGAAAAACAATGACCGCTAAAGCAATAGCCAATGCTTTGGGTAAAAACATCATCATCCTGAATCTCAGCAATATTGTTTCGTCCCGCATCGGGGAAACTTCCCAGAATATTAAAATGATATTCGACAAAGCAGCCAGGGAACGATCGGTTCTTTTTCTGGATGAACTGGATCAGATAGGAAAAGCCCGGGGAAGCGATGACAAAGATGTAGGCGAAATGAGAAGACTGGTCAATACATTGATCCAATTGATTGATTATTACCCTGAAAATGCTCTTCTGCTATGCGCAACCAATCATCCAGAAATCATTGATACGGCTTTGTTACGACGTTTTCAGCTAAAAATCAATTATACAATGCCATCTGCAGAGTTTCTGGATACTTTTTATGATGATCTTCTGTCTAAATTCCCTGAAGAATTCCAGAATATTGAGCGGAAATATGAAATTTCTTTTGCAGAAGCTAAAGATTATGCACTAACCTCTGTAAAATCTTCTCTGATCAAAAAACTGGAAAGCCAGAAAATCTCACAGTCATGA